A stretch of the Pseudomonas helvetica genome encodes the following:
- the galU gene encoding UTP--glucose-1-phosphate uridylyltransferase GalU, whose translation MIKKCLFPAAGYGTRFLPATKAMPKEMLPVVNKPLIQYGVEEALDAGLTEISIVTGRGKRALEDHFDISYELENQIKGTDKEKYLVGIRKLLDECSFSYTRQTEMKGLGHAILTGRPLIGDEPFAVVLADDLCVNLDGDGVLTQMVKLYKQYRCTIVAIQEVDPQETHKYGVIAGDLIGDDLYRVRNMVEKPKPEDAPSNLAIIGRYILTPDIFKLIEETEPGKGGEIQITDALMKQAQDGCVIAYKFKGTRFDCGGAEGYIEATNFCFEHFYKTGKAY comes from the coding sequence ATGATCAAGAAATGCTTGTTCCCAGCAGCCGGTTACGGTACTCGCTTCCTGCCAGCGACTAAAGCCATGCCTAAAGAAATGCTGCCGGTGGTGAACAAGCCACTGATCCAGTACGGCGTTGAAGAAGCGCTGGACGCTGGTTTGACAGAAATCTCCATCGTGACTGGTCGTGGCAAACGCGCCCTGGAAGACCACTTCGACATCAGCTACGAGCTGGAAAACCAGATCAAGGGTACTGACAAAGAGAAGTACCTGGTCGGCATCCGCAAATTGCTCGACGAGTGCTCGTTCTCCTACACCCGTCAAACCGAAATGAAAGGCCTGGGTCACGCCATTCTGACCGGCCGTCCATTGATCGGTGACGAACCGTTCGCGGTCGTGCTGGCGGACGACTTGTGCGTCAACCTGGACGGCGACGGCGTACTGACCCAGATGGTCAAACTGTACAAACAGTACCGTTGCACCATCGTCGCGATCCAGGAAGTCGACCCGCAGGAAACCCACAAATACGGCGTGATCGCTGGCGATTTGATCGGTGACGACCTGTACCGCGTCCGCAACATGGTCGAGAAGCCAAAGCCGGAAGATGCTCCATCCAACCTGGCGATCATCGGTCGTTACATCCTGACCCCGGACATCTTCAAGCTGATCGAAGAAACCGAGCCAGGCAAAGGCGGCGAGATCCAGATCACCGACGCCCTGATGAAACAGGCGCAAGACGGTTGCGTGATTGCCTACAAGTTCAAAGGCACGCGTTTCGACTGCGGTGGCGCTGAAGGCTACATCGAAGCGACCAACTTCTGCTTCGAACACTTCTACAAGACTGGCAAGGCTTACTAA
- a CDS encoding GyrI-like domain-containing protein, translating into MDLKQLEVSPFRVSGLRVRTFNSAEQQAATARIGPMWQRFFVEGLFDKIGNKQPDSPAYGVYSSYESDASGAFDVTAGVAVNEAAPGYESIEVQGGQYLVFEAKGPMPGCVIEAWGSIWAYFEANPQVKRRFATDFEAYTGPESVAVHIGIF; encoded by the coding sequence ATGGATTTGAAACAACTTGAGGTTTCGCCATTCCGCGTATCGGGATTGCGTGTACGTACGTTTAACAGCGCCGAGCAGCAGGCAGCTACCGCCAGAATCGGTCCGATGTGGCAGCGTTTTTTTGTCGAAGGGCTGTTTGACAAGATTGGCAATAAGCAACCGGACTCACCGGCTTACGGGGTGTACTCCAGCTATGAGTCCGATGCATCCGGGGCTTTCGATGTGACGGCCGGGGTGGCGGTCAATGAAGCCGCCCCCGGTTACGAAAGCATTGAGGTGCAGGGCGGCCAGTATCTGGTTTTCGAGGCGAAGGGGCCGATGCCGGGCTGTGTCATCGAGGCGTGGGGCAGCATCTGGGCGTATTTCGAGGCCAATCCGCAGGTCAAACGCCGATTTGCCACCGACTTCGAGGCCTATACCGGCCCTGAGTCAGTGGCCGTGCATATCGGCATTTTCTGA
- the gorA gene encoding glutathione-disulfide reductase produces MAYDFDLYVIGAGSGGVRAARFAAGFGAKVAVAESRYLGGTCVNVGCVPKKLLVYGAHFAEDFEQSQGFGWSLGEANFDWATLIANKDREINRLNGIYRNLLVGSGVTLHEGHAKIVGPHEVEINGERHTAKHILIATGGWPQIPEIPGHEHAISSNQAFFLKELPKRVLVVGGGYIAVEFAGIFHGLGAETTLLYRGELFLRGFDGSVRKHLQEELTKRGMNLQFNADIERIEKQADGSLNVTLKDGRELQADCVFYATGRRPMVDNLGLENTKVTLDKKGFVEVDELYQTAEPSILAIGDVIGRVQLTPVALAEGMAVARRLFKPEQYRLVDYKMIPTAVFSLPNIGTVGLSEEQAREEGYEVQIFESRFRPMKLTMTECQERTLMKLVVDAKTDKVLGCHMVGPEAGEIVQGLAIALKAGATKRDFDETIGVHPTAAEEFVTMRTPVAG; encoded by the coding sequence ATGGCCTACGATTTTGACCTTTATGTGATTGGCGCCGGTTCCGGCGGTGTACGAGCAGCACGTTTCGCAGCAGGTTTCGGCGCGAAAGTGGCAGTGGCCGAGAGCCGCTATCTGGGCGGGACTTGCGTCAACGTTGGCTGCGTGCCGAAGAAGTTGTTGGTTTACGGGGCGCATTTTGCCGAAGACTTCGAGCAGTCGCAGGGCTTTGGCTGGTCGTTGGGCGAGGCGAATTTCGATTGGGCAACGCTGATCGCCAACAAGGATCGCGAGATCAATCGGCTGAACGGCATCTACCGCAATCTGCTGGTCGGCAGCGGCGTAACCTTGCATGAAGGTCACGCCAAAATCGTTGGCCCGCATGAGGTCGAGATCAACGGCGAGCGGCATACCGCTAAGCACATTCTGATTGCCACCGGCGGCTGGCCGCAGATCCCCGAGATTCCGGGGCATGAGCACGCCATCAGCTCCAACCAGGCGTTTTTCCTCAAAGAGCTGCCCAAGCGCGTTCTGGTGGTCGGTGGCGGCTATATCGCCGTAGAGTTCGCCGGGATTTTCCACGGGCTGGGCGCCGAAACCACCTTGCTGTATCGCGGTGAGCTGTTCCTGCGTGGCTTCGACGGCTCTGTACGTAAGCATTTGCAGGAGGAACTGACCAAGCGCGGGATGAATCTGCAATTCAATGCCGACATCGAGCGCATCGAAAAGCAGGCTGATGGCAGTTTGAACGTGACCCTCAAGGATGGTCGCGAGTTGCAGGCAGATTGCGTGTTCTACGCCACGGGGCGTCGTCCAATGGTCGACAACCTGGGGTTGGAGAACACCAAGGTCACGCTCGACAAGAAAGGCTTTGTCGAAGTCGACGAGTTGTATCAAACCGCTGAGCCATCGATTCTGGCGATTGGCGATGTGATCGGTCGCGTGCAATTGACGCCGGTAGCCCTGGCTGAAGGCATGGCGGTGGCGCGTCGGTTGTTCAAGCCTGAGCAGTATCGTCTGGTCGACTACAAGATGATTCCCACGGCGGTATTCAGCTTGCCGAACATTGGCACCGTTGGCCTGAGTGAAGAGCAGGCTAGGGAAGAAGGTTATGAGGTGCAGATTTTCGAAAGCCGTTTCCGGCCGATGAAGCTGACCATGACCGAGTGCCAGGAGCGCACATTGATGAAATTGGTGGTGGACGCCAAGACCGACAAGGTTTTGGGTTGCCACATGGTCGGCCCGGAAGCGGGTGAGATCGTTCAGGGCCTGGCGATTGCCTTGAAGGCTGGCGCCACCAAGCGCGATTTCGACGAAACCATCGGCGTGCATCCTACCGCTGCCGAAGAGTTCGTCACCATGCGCACACCGGTAGCGGGCTAA
- a CDS encoding DUF1883 domain-containing protein produces the protein MKFIHQREHLNEDDIVVIQCSQMCNIRLMNDANFRSFKNGGRHTYHGGAFDTFPAKITAPSTGFWNITIDTVNRRPISVTRKPTLTHSIKIIRRSSSKLS, from the coding sequence ATGAAATTTATCCACCAGCGCGAGCACCTCAATGAAGATGACATCGTCGTCATTCAATGCTCCCAAATGTGCAACATCCGCTTGATGAACGACGCCAATTTTCGCAGCTTCAAGAATGGCGGCCGCCACACTTACCACGGCGGCGCGTTTGACACCTTCCCTGCGAAAATCACCGCGCCAAGCACCGGCTTCTGGAACATCACCATCGACACGGTCAACCGCCGGCCGATCAGCGTGACCCGCAAACCGACCCTGACCCACTCGATCAAAATCATCCGCCGGTCCAGCTCGAAACTTAGCTGA
- the ada gene encoding bifunctional DNA-binding transcriptional regulator/O6-methylguanine-DNA methyltransferase Ada: MTTAKPTTEQDPRWSAVLARDPRADGQFVYAVKTTGIYCRPSSLARLPKPENVEFFDTEEQAQAAGYRPSKRAATDQTHLAAQHAALVAAACRQIEAAETLPSLNELAETARMSAFHFHRVFKAVTGLTPKGYATAQRSRRVRERLEVAGSVTDALYEAGFNSNSRFYESADHLLGMKPSDYRAAGQNTDIRFAVGQCSLGAILVAQSQRGVCAILLGDDPHALVCDLQDRFRQANLIGADHDFEQLIAKVVGFIEAPALGLDLPLDVRGTAFQERVWMALRDIPAGSTASYAEIAQRIGAPKAFRAVAQACGANNLAVAIPCHRVVRSDGDLSGYRWGVERKRQLLARETKSQKMPICTATDSGPV, from the coding sequence ATGACCACTGCCAAACCCACCACAGAACAAGATCCCCGTTGGTCCGCGGTGCTGGCGCGCGACCCGCGCGCTGACGGTCAGTTCGTCTACGCGGTGAAAACCACCGGGATCTACTGCCGCCCGAGCAGCCTGGCGCGATTGCCGAAACCGGAAAACGTCGAGTTTTTCGATACCGAGGAACAGGCTCAGGCGGCCGGTTATCGTCCAAGCAAACGCGCTGCAACAGACCAGACTCATCTCGCCGCGCAACACGCCGCACTGGTCGCTGCAGCCTGTCGGCAGATCGAGGCTGCCGAGACATTGCCCAGCTTGAACGAACTGGCAGAGACCGCACGAATGAGCGCTTTCCACTTTCACCGGGTGTTCAAGGCTGTCACTGGCCTGACACCCAAGGGCTATGCCACTGCACAACGTTCACGCAGGGTTCGTGAACGCCTGGAAGTCGCCGGTTCGGTGACCGACGCGCTGTATGAGGCAGGTTTCAATTCCAACAGCCGCTTCTACGAGTCCGCCGATCATCTGCTTGGCATGAAGCCCAGCGACTACCGCGCTGCGGGCCAGAATACCGACATCCGCTTTGCCGTCGGCCAATGTTCATTAGGGGCGATTCTGGTGGCGCAAAGTCAACGCGGGGTGTGCGCGATCCTCTTGGGGGATGATCCCCATGCGTTGGTCTGCGACCTTCAAGACCGGTTCCGCCAGGCCAACCTGATTGGCGCCGACCATGACTTCGAACAGCTGATTGCCAAGGTGGTGGGTTTCATCGAAGCCCCGGCGCTTGGCCTGGACCTGCCGCTGGATGTGCGCGGCACGGCGTTTCAGGAGCGAGTGTGGATGGCGCTGCGGGATATTCCGGCGGGCAGCACCGCCAGCTACGCCGAAATAGCCCAGCGTATCGGCGCGCCAAAAGCCTTCCGTGCCGTGGCCCAGGCCTGCGGTGCCAACAACCTCGCGGTGGCCATTCCCTGCCATCGGGTGGTGCGCAGCGATGGCGATCTCTCGGGCTACCGCTGGGGGGTGGAGCGCAAGCGTCAACTGCTTGCGCGTGAAACCAAATCTCAGAAAATGCCGATATGCACGGCCACTGACTCAGGGCCGGTATAG
- a CDS encoding 2OG-Fe(II) oxygenase, translating to MSISLPHNTSVARYIDGVRAIGEQSLISRINGLDWPSLEQYLDRDGCATIKGLLNPEQCADLSALYAQPALFRSHVIMARHGFGRGEYRYFRYPLPDIVACLRGTLYSRLVPLANRWNERMGLPGRFPTEHAAFLQRCHDAGQERPTPLLLQYGPQDYNCLHQDLYGEHVFPLQVAILLSTPGEDFTGGEFVLTEQRPRMQSRPMVMSLEKGDALIFAVHQRPVKGVRGDYRVNLRHGVSRLHSGKRHTLGVIFHDAQ from the coding sequence ATGTCGATTTCTTTGCCGCACAACACCTCGGTAGCGCGTTATATCGACGGTGTCCGTGCAATAGGCGAACAGTCTCTGATCTCGCGTATCAATGGACTGGATTGGCCTTCCCTGGAGCAATACCTCGACCGGGACGGCTGCGCGACAATCAAAGGACTGCTCAACCCCGAGCAATGTGCAGACCTCAGCGCGCTCTATGCTCAGCCTGCGCTTTTCCGCTCGCACGTGATAATGGCCCGGCATGGTTTCGGGCGCGGCGAGTACCGGTATTTCAGATACCCGCTGCCGGATATCGTTGCTTGCCTGCGCGGCACGCTCTACTCAAGGCTTGTCCCGCTGGCCAATCGCTGGAATGAACGGATGGGCTTGCCCGGGCGCTTTCCCACGGAACACGCAGCCTTCCTGCAACGTTGTCATGACGCGGGACAGGAGCGCCCTACGCCGCTGTTGCTGCAATATGGTCCGCAGGACTACAACTGTTTGCATCAGGATCTGTATGGCGAGCATGTGTTCCCGCTGCAAGTGGCGATTCTGCTGTCCACTCCCGGCGAAGATTTTACCGGCGGCGAATTCGTGCTCACCGAGCAACGCCCACGGATGCAATCACGGCCCATGGTGATGAGCCTGGAAAAAGGCGATGCGCTGATTTTTGCCGTGCATCAGCGCCCGGTCAAAGGTGTTCGCGGCGATTACCGGGTGAACCTGCGCCACGGCGTCAGTCGCCTGCACAGCGGCAAACGGCATACCCTTGGAGTGATCTTTCACGATGCGCAGTAA
- the alkB gene encoding DNA oxidative demethylase AlkB: MRSKAMPPATFELFADEDRQPARTEQIGEQSFVLRGFALPWVAQLLPVLETILLAAPFRQMVTPGGFTMSVGLSSCGTLGWTTDHSGYRYTRIDPVSGQPWPAMPEVFRELAQAAAREAGFHHFEPDACLINRYLPGAKMSLHQDKDERSYDPPIVSVSLGLPAMFLFGGFKRSDTSLRVPLFHGDIVVWGGVDRLRYHGVLPLKDGHHPQLGGQRINFTFRTAG, from the coding sequence ATGCGCAGTAAAGCGATGCCTCCAGCGACCTTCGAGCTGTTTGCCGATGAAGACCGGCAACCGGCCAGAACCGAGCAAATCGGCGAACAGTCTTTCGTTCTGCGAGGTTTCGCCCTGCCCTGGGTGGCGCAATTGCTGCCGGTGCTGGAGACGATTTTACTGGCCGCACCGTTTCGGCAGATGGTCACTCCTGGCGGTTTCACCATGTCTGTAGGCTTGAGCAGTTGTGGCACGCTGGGCTGGACCACCGATCACAGTGGCTATCGCTACACTCGCATTGATCCCGTCAGCGGCCAGCCCTGGCCGGCGATGCCCGAGGTCTTTCGGGAACTGGCACAGGCTGCCGCACGAGAAGCCGGTTTCCATCACTTCGAGCCCGATGCCTGCCTGATCAACCGATACCTGCCGGGCGCCAAGATGTCGTTGCATCAGGACAAGGATGAACGATCCTACGATCCACCGATTGTTTCGGTGTCCCTCGGTCTGCCGGCGATGTTCCTGTTCGGCGGCTTCAAGCGCAGCGACACGAGCCTGCGAGTGCCGCTGTTTCACGGTGACATCGTGGTCTGGGGCGGCGTGGATCGCTTGCGTTATCACGGCGTGCTGCCGCTCAAGGACGGTCATCACCCGCAACTGGGCGGACAGCGAATCAACTTCACCTTCCGCACGGCGGGATGA